GGGTCGCAAACAAACAGTATAAGAATCGCCAAAGGGGTCCGTCAAGAATGCATACTCTCACCGCttctatttaacatatatgtgGAGAGAATATTTCGGCTCGCACTCGAAGAACAAGCAGCAGGAATAAAAGTAAATGGCATCCCTATTAACAATCTCAGATACGCAGACGACACGGCAATATTAGCTGAAAACATTCAGGATTTACAAACAATTTTGAACGCCATCAACAAGGTAGGAAAGGAATATGGACTCAACATCAATATAAGCAAGATAAAACTGATGATAGTCAGCCGACAGTCCCATGAAATGACAATCTCTATATAGACGGTCAACCGATTgaaagaataaacaaattcAAATATCTAAGTATCACACTTAACGACAAGTGGGACAGCGATGGAGAAGTTAAATTAAGAGTGGCAATATGGCCAGAAGTACTTTTACTAGATTTAATAAGTACCTCCTGAGACAGGAAGTGTCCTTGGCCCTCAGACTACGAGTAATCAGATGCTACATATGGCCAATACTGCTATACGGAGTGGAAACCTGGTCACTCAAGGTTAAATCTCTCAACAGAATAGAAGCCTTTGAAATGTGGACGCTAAGAAGGCTCTTAAGAAGCTGGACAGAACACACATCCAATGAAAAGGTATTGCATCGGGCCAACACCCACCGGCAATTACTAGATCTAGTCAAACAAAGGAAGACATCATACCTAGGACACATATTACAGGGACCCAAATATGACCTCCTCAAAACCATTCTCACCGGAAAGATCGAGGGGAGAAGAGGCCCGGGCCGCAAGCAGCATTTAATGACTTCGCAACATTAGGAACTGGTGCAACATTTCAGATGTTGCCACTTTATTTAGACGTGCAGAAGAAGGCACACTACGCATTACGCAGTGAACATGTGAACGCTACACGCTACGTTAAACATATGGCAttacaagaagaagaagatcaTTTATAACGGGATTGAAATGTTACCAATAATATAACACGTATCAATACTACTCTCTGAAGCCgtgaaatcaattatttaagcCTCACAATTTAAAATGAGATTATTAATTTGCTTGGTACCGCAGTTAgggaaaatattgttttagaaattaaaaaagctCCATTTCTGACGATTATTTTGGATACAACACAAGACCTGTCAAAAATTGACCAACTTTCTGTAGTTTTTCGATACATCTCGATAACAGAAAATGATGATTGTGTAcctaaagaaataaaaatctgcGAGTCCTTTTTGGGGTTTATATCAGTAGCCGATTGTAGTGCAGAAGGGCTTAAaactgaaattttaaataccaTAAAAGAATATGGAATTGATTTGTCCAAATGTAGAGGCAGGGTTACGATGGAGCAAATGTTATGTCGGGTGTATATGGAGGATTACAAGTCCTTAGAAAAGAGCATGCGCCAAATGCCGATTATGTTCATTGTGCGGCACAcgcattaaatttaattttaaataatgctgCGAAACGTGTTCGGgaaatgtcaatttttttcgataatttggaaaaaa
This region of Temnothorax longispinosus isolate EJ_2023e unplaced genomic scaffold, Tlon_JGU_v1 HiC_scaffold_67, whole genome shotgun sequence genomic DNA includes:
- the LOC139824913 gene encoding uncharacterized protein, with the translated sequence MTPEILNMMEERKHAKEDTQKYNRIHRNIRHKIREAKNSWLANQCNIPDDWLTSTFVAIPKKPNAKKCEEYRLISLMSHALKAFLKIIHKRIYDYTGTKQLKLKLSNGSQTNSIRIAKGVRQECILSPLLFNIYVERIFRLALEEQAAGIKVNGIPINNLRYADDTAILAENIQDLQTILNAINKVGKEYGLNINISKIKLMIGPKYDLLKTILTGKIEGRRGPGRKQHLMTSQH